CCATTCTCTGGACGACATCGAACCAGACATAGACTCCTGGAAGGGTCGGGTTCATCCTGATGATCTTGCGGTTGTCAAAACAGAACTTAATGCCCATAGAGATGGCGAGGTGGAGTACTTTGACTGTGAACACCGAATGCGAACAGTCGACGGCGAGTGGAAATGGATCCGGACACTCGGGCGCATCGTCGACCGAGATGCCCAGGGTGAGCCTCGCCGGGCAGTTGGAATCCATATCGACGTCGATGAACAAAAACAGCGAGAAAAGGAGCTACAAACACTCCGGCAGCGATTCGAGCAGTTCTCCAAGAACGTCCAAGATGCTTTTTTCCTCGTGTCGGCAGACTACTCCGAAACGCTGTATGTCAACGATGCTGTCGAACACATCTACGGTATCACACCCGAAGAGGCCTACGCAGATCCCGAATCGTGGCTCCAATATGTCCATCCCGACGATAAGGGTGATGTCGTCGCGGCAATGGAGGATTTCAAAAATGGAGCAATCAACGGGTCACTCGCCCAGCAGGAACGCATTCAGCATCCCACGCGGGGACTGCGATGGATTCAGACTGAAATCAACGTTGTAACAGACGACGACAATACTGTGGAGAAAATCGCTGGTGTTTCTAGTGATGTCACCGACAATAAACAGTACGAACAGCGGCTCGAAACCCAGCGAAACAATCTCGATATCCTCAACCAGGTCGTCCGACACGATATCAGAAACGATCTCCAATTGATTCAGGCGTATACTGAACTGCTTGCAGAAAACAATTCTTTCGACGATACAAATCAAATGTATCTTTCGAAGGTCCAAAACGCGGCAACCAACGCCGTCGACCTCACAACGACCGCACGAGATCTCGCCAAGGTGATGCTACAAGCGGATACGGAGCCCAAATCAATGCCGCTCGCAAAGGCTCTTGAGGGACAAATTAACCGAATACGCTCGGGACACCAGAACGCCGTTGTGACGCTCAAAGGAACGCTCCCGTCTGTCGATGTTCGTGCCGACGATTTGCTTGATGCGGTCTTCCGAAACCTGCTGAAAAACGCGATTCAACACAACGACAAACCAGTCCCCGAGATTACAGTCGACACAACAGTCGAAGACGAAATCGTCCGCATCCGTGTTGCAGACAATGGCCCCGGTGTCTCCGATTCACTGCAAGGCGAGATCTTCTCCCGTGGAAGCCAGGGACTCGAAAGCGACGGAACGGGGATCGGCCTCCATCTCGTCAAGACACTCGTCGAGCGCTATGGTGGCAGCGTCTGGGTCGAAGACAACGATCCAGAAGGGGCAGTCTTCTGCATTGAGCTGCAACTTGCAAATTACTAGGCCAAATGAATGTTACTGGGCGTCACGGCTACACCGTCGACGCTCCTGGCCGCCGCCGTCACCGCGATTTGTTCGCTAGTTGGGCTCAGCGCCGGTATCGTGCTGGTCAACTGGCGAGCTACGGTGTCCAACACTGAATATCGGATGATATGAGACTGACCTGATCACTCACGCCACTATTCCGCACGAATTCTGTCGATTGCTTGTCCACGGATACGTCACTCATGCAGTGTCGCAGCAATCCTCTAAGTGTAGCATTGATTCATGTAATTGATTTATATGAGCCCGATCAAGCCAATCTGAGAGACTGCGAGTGCGAATACAGCAGGCCGCTCAGTGGGGTCTAGTTGTCTGGTTTGATCAGCACAAAAACGAGAGGATAGACTATCCCAGTCGTTGGAATATTCTTTCATTGTATGAGGGCAGAAATTATTTGGAAACTCACACGAGTTCGCCCTGTTCAGCCATCTCGACCTCAAACCGTGCTCCACCATCGGTTCCATCGGTTATGGACAACTCCCAGCCATGGGCCTCTACGATTCGCTTTACGATAGTCAACCCAAAACCAGTGCCA
This genomic stretch from Halorubrum lacusprofundi ATCC 49239 harbors:
- a CDS encoding PAS domain S-box protein: MAVSIYETIVEESDDGIFVAQDGEIVYTNPQLRNLTGYMKGELDGVPKTQIIAPDDKDRVAAYHQSRLAGEPVPNKYEIELETKDGDRLPVEISVSDGEYEDGRAAYVICRDTRDRKEREADLLELAREYESVFQASEDPLFVLSVDDDETIRFQRFNEREEEFTGKSTEEIRGKTPVEVFGEDLGSTLEANYQQCLDRGEPTTYEEQLQLSGERTYWQTKLTPVTTDGEITRIIGIGREITELKEQQHELEQSRQRLQALFDRAPDSIIVHDKTGDILDVNEQTTDSLGYTQKELIGQNVTDIEVGVDPADLEEYWTELLPGETLKISSKHESQDGTQFPVEVWVTKLEVDDETQYLALTRDITEQVEQRREIKGLNERLKLAVEGAGVGVWDWNMQTDRVEFNEQWAEMLGHSLDDIEPDIDSWKGRVHPDDLAVVKTELNAHRDGEVEYFDCEHRMRTVDGEWKWIRTLGRIVDRDAQGEPRRAVGIHIDVDEQKQREKELQTLRQRFEQFSKNVQDAFFLVSADYSETLYVNDAVEHIYGITPEEAYADPESWLQYVHPDDKGDVVAAMEDFKNGAINGSLAQQERIQHPTRGLRWIQTEINVVTDDDNTVEKIAGVSSDVTDNKQYEQRLETQRNNLDILNQVVRHDIRNDLQLIQAYTELLAENNSFDDTNQMYLSKVQNAATNAVDLTTTARDLAKVMLQADTEPKSMPLAKALEGQINRIRSGHQNAVVTLKGTLPSVDVRADDLLDAVFRNLLKNAIQHNDKPVPEITVDTTVEDEIVRIRVADNGPGVSDSLQGEIFSRGSQGLESDGTGIGLHLVKTLVERYGGSVWVEDNDPEGAVFCIELQLANY